One part of the Brachyspira sp. SAP_772 genome encodes these proteins:
- the ftsH gene encoding ATP-dependent zinc metalloprotease FtsH, which translates to MANNKKKNTNRRNNIPQSGGGNQIIIILLLTMVVVMAIMYFQKTPQVKAQEWDYSTVVQKVKDGVVKEVTIVDQYIKNGKAVETVNGKITEIDFYSYIPFTASGFADFLIENNVKVRGEAEKPSYFSIILVNLLPILAIGFLLWFFMFRQVQGSNNRAMNFGKSRARLLTKEDVKVTFKDVEGCKEAKEELQEVVQFLKDASKFTRLGAKIPKGVLLVGPPGTGKTLLAKAVAGEANVPFFSMSGSEFVEMFVGVGASRVRDLFEQGKRSAPCIIFIDELDAVGRTRGAGYGGGHDEREQTLNQMLVEMDGFNTDTRIIIFAATNRPDVLDPALLRPGRFDRQVVVDLPDVKGREGIFKVHVAKIQHDPSIDLYHLARATPGFSGADIANMVNEAALIAARNDKERVELKDFEEARDKVMMGPERRSILISEKEKLNTAYHEAGHTLMAVLLQNTDALHKVTIVPRGRSLGATWTLPSDGRYTLQRKKAIDEMSLLLGGRVAEEFKFGEDSVTTGASNDIERVTELARRMVCEWGMSKLGPIAFGQKEQPIFLGKEIARHKDYSEETAQKIDEEVHKFVIKAYERTKKLIAENADKFEALSRELFEKESLDIEDIERICEVKLDKVKDKLVYAGKDPKRGTDELEDPSAYQDGEVKSVKDEVFSTPIKPLKKDSRVEEKVTKKTSSISKKISSTNRKKKTDEE; encoded by the coding sequence ATGGCTAATAATAAAAAAAAGAATACAAATAGAAGAAACAACATTCCTCAAAGCGGGGGCGGAAATCAAATTATTATAATATTGCTTCTCACAATGGTGGTAGTAATGGCAATAATGTATTTTCAGAAAACACCTCAAGTTAAAGCTCAGGAATGGGACTACTCTACTGTTGTACAAAAAGTAAAAGATGGTGTTGTTAAAGAAGTTACTATAGTTGACCAGTATATAAAAAATGGTAAAGCTGTAGAGACAGTTAATGGTAAAATTACAGAGATAGATTTTTATTCTTATATACCTTTTACAGCAAGCGGTTTTGCAGATTTTCTTATAGAAAACAATGTAAAGGTTCGCGGTGAAGCTGAAAAACCTAGTTATTTTAGCATAATACTTGTAAATTTACTTCCTATACTTGCTATAGGATTTTTACTTTGGTTCTTCATGTTTAGACAGGTTCAAGGTTCAAATAACAGAGCTATGAACTTTGGAAAGAGCAGAGCAAGGCTATTAACAAAAGAAGATGTAAAAGTAACATTTAAAGATGTTGAGGGATGTAAAGAGGCAAAAGAAGAGCTTCAAGAGGTTGTTCAATTCTTAAAAGATGCCAGCAAATTTACTAGGCTTGGTGCTAAGATACCAAAAGGAGTATTATTGGTAGGCCCTCCGGGTACTGGTAAAACTTTACTTGCTAAAGCTGTTGCTGGTGAAGCCAATGTACCTTTCTTTAGTATGTCTGGTTCTGAGTTTGTTGAGATGTTTGTAGGTGTGGGTGCTTCAAGGGTAAGAGATTTATTTGAACAAGGTAAGAGATCTGCTCCTTGTATTATATTTATAGATGAGCTTGATGCTGTGGGTAGAACTAGAGGAGCTGGATACGGCGGCGGTCATGATGAAAGAGAGCAAACTCTAAACCAAATGCTAGTTGAAATGGATGGTTTTAATACTGATACTAGAATTATAATTTTTGCTGCTACAAACAGACCTGATGTACTTGACCCTGCATTACTTCGTCCGGGTAGATTTGACAGACAGGTTGTTGTTGATTTGCCTGATGTTAAAGGAAGAGAGGGAATATTTAAAGTGCATGTTGCTAAAATACAGCATGATCCTTCTATAGATTTGTATCATCTTGCAAGAGCTACTCCCGGTTTTTCTGGTGCTGATATTGCTAATATGGTTAATGAGGCTGCTTTAATTGCTGCTAGAAATGATAAAGAGAGAGTAGAGCTTAAAGATTTTGAAGAGGCTCGTGATAAGGTTATGATGGGGCCTGAGAGAAGAAGCATTCTTATAAGTGAAAAAGAAAAGCTTAATACTGCTTACCACGAGGCAGGACACACTTTAATGGCAGTGCTACTTCAAAATACTGATGCTTTACATAAAGTAACAATAGTTCCTCGCGGAAGAAGTTTAGGTGCTACTTGGACGCTTCCTTCAGATGGTAGATATACTCTTCAGAGAAAAAAGGCTATTGATGAGATGTCTTTGCTTCTTGGAGGACGTGTTGCTGAAGAGTTTAAGTTTGGCGAAGATTCTGTTACTACTGGTGCTTCTAATGATATAGAAAGAGTCACTGAACTTGCTAGAAGAATGGTTTGTGAGTGGGGTATGAGTAAGCTTGGTCCTATTGCTTTCGGGCAAAAAGAACAGCCTATATTCTTGGGTAAAGAAATTGCTCGTCACAAAGACTATAGTGAAGAAACTGCCCAAAAAATTGACGAGGAAGTACATAAGTTTGTTATTAAGGCTTATGAAAGAACTAAAAAATTAATAGCTGAAAATGCTGATAAGTTTGAAGCATTGTCTAGAGAGTTATTTGAAAAAGAATCTCTTGATATAGAAGATATTGAAAGAATATGTGAAGTTAAGCTTGATAAAGTTAAAGATAAATTAGTTTATGCAGGTAAAGACCCTAAAAGAGGTACTGATGAACTTGAAGACCCTTCAGCTTATCAAGATGGAGAAGTAAAGAGCGTTAAAGATGAAGTATTTTCTACTCCTATAAAACCTCTTAAAAAAGATTCTAGAGTTGAAGAGAAGGTTACTAAAAAAACTTCTTCTATTAGTAAAAAAATATCTTCTACTAACAGAAAAAAGAAAACTGATGAAGAATAA
- a CDS encoding NlpC/P60 family protein, whose product MHFFISILIALMFSSYSFAQNYGYDKNYQSYLDENGVEIDDKQKDKVREDIKKWANYYLQKQYKYNERVELTHPTTKEKKKFNFDCSGFVTAVYWSSNIAVFEKQAIMDSSGVKTIYSTLSKYKKIYNDGMPNIGDIVMFDRTTSDTKKLTHAGIVVDVDREEGTVTYVHASTSRGLVEGYINLKYPDLARKDGKVINSYLRRGGGVDSLASKCFNSYGTILDIPLE is encoded by the coding sequence ATGCATTTTTTTATTAGTATATTAATTGCTTTAATGTTTTCAAGCTATTCATTTGCACAAAATTATGGTTATGATAAGAATTATCAATCATATTTAGATGAAAATGGTGTAGAAATTGATGATAAACAAAAGGATAAAGTTAGAGAAGATATAAAAAAGTGGGCTAACTATTATTTGCAAAAACAATATAAATATAATGAAAGAGTTGAATTAACACATCCCACTACAAAAGAGAAGAAAAAATTTAATTTTGATTGTTCTGGTTTTGTAACAGCTGTGTATTGGAGTTCTAATATAGCAGTATTTGAAAAGCAAGCGATAATGGACTCTAGCGGTGTTAAAACAATATATTCAACACTTTCAAAATATAAAAAAATATATAATGATGGTATGCCAAACATTGGCGATATAGTGATGTTTGACAGAACAACATCAGATACAAAAAAGCTAACGCATGCTGGAATAGTTGTTGATGTAGATAGAGAAGAAGGAACTGTAACTTATGTACATGCCTCTACGAGCAGAGGGCTTGTTGAAGGCTATATAAATTTAAAATATCCTGATTTAGCTAGAAAAGACGGTAAAGTTATTAATAGCTATCTTAGAAGAGGAGGAGGCGTAGATTCACTTGCATCAAAATGTTTTAATAGTTATGGTACTATTTTAGATATACCTTTAGAATAA
- a CDS encoding DUF4390 domain-containing protein gives MKYVLTLFIIISFQLYPYELRLYFSRANIYNNTLYANVYLRNDIVFYNNIKKYLDNGIITIFNFRVNLFKENLILDDSIKDAHFYRRMYYDFFTKEYVIYNSLTMAETRNTNFYELIRNTSQINRVYIIDTNNLDLNNKYYFKTRLSIQFENAYPYLNAFFNMITPLQYRIKWLKSNNFSLNELS, from the coding sequence ATGAAATATGTATTAACACTATTTATTATAATAAGCTTTCAATTATACCCTTATGAATTAAGACTTTATTTTTCAAGGGCAAATATTTATAATAATACATTATATGCTAATGTTTATTTGAGAAATGATATAGTTTTTTATAATAATATAAAAAAATATCTAGACAATGGTATTATAACTATATTCAATTTTAGAGTTAATCTATTTAAAGAAAATCTTATATTAGATGACAGCATAAAAGATGCTCACTTCTATAGAAGAATGTATTATGATTTTTTTACCAAAGAATATGTTATATATAATTCTCTAACTATGGCTGAAACAAGAAATACAAACTTTTATGAATTAATTAGAAATACAAGTCAAATAAATAGAGTATATATTATTGATACAAATAATCTTGATTTAAATAATAAATATTATTTCAAAACAAGGCTGTCAATACAATTTGAAAATGCCTATCCATATTTAAACGCATTTTTTAATATGATAACTCCACTGCAATATAGAATAAAATGGTTAAAATCTAATAATTTTTCTTTAAATGAATTGTCATAA
- a CDS encoding GNAT family N-acetyltransferase codes for MTIRKTTANDIDKLLEIFDYAREYMKANNNPNQWADGYPARENIEQDIQKNESYVCLDDDNNIIATFCFFVGIEEDYNEIYEGKWLNNNKYGVIHRIATLKNQKGVGSFCMKYCFDICKNMRVDTHKDNIPMQRLLEKEGFTKCGIIKLRRNGAERLAFQKSE; via the coding sequence ATGACCATAAGAAAAACAACTGCTAATGATATAGATAAACTCTTAGAAATATTCGATTATGCCAGAGAATATATGAAAGCAAATAATAATCCAAATCAATGGGCAGACGGTTACCCAGCAAGAGAAAATATAGAACAAGACATTCAAAAAAATGAAAGTTATGTATGTTTAGATGATGATAATAATATAATAGCAACATTTTGTTTTTTTGTGGGCATTGAAGAAGATTATAATGAAATATACGAAGGCAAATGGCTTAATAATAATAAATACGGAGTTATACACAGAATAGCAACTTTAAAAAACCAAAAAGGAGTAGGCTCTTTTTGCATGAAATACTGTTTTGATATATGCAAAAACATGAGAGTAGATACACATAAAGACAACATACCAATGCAAAGGCTTTTAGAGAAAGAAGGTTTTACAAAGTGCGGCATAATAAAATTAAGAAGAAACGGAGCAGAGAGGCTAGCTTTTCAGAAGAGCGAATAA
- a CDS encoding replication-associated recombination protein A: MFDFTEEDNSFLPMAERMRPTSIEEVYGQKHILSENKTLRKMIDKDKITSMVFFGPPGVGKSTVASIIAKKTKREYIKLNAVLSNVSEIRDAIKKAEKNLSNEKKTILFIDEIHRFNKSQQDALLPAVENGTIILIGSTTQNPYFYLTNALLSRIMLFEFKNLEDEDIREAVVNAIKDKRGLGEEDIDVEEKAIDLIVKFSHGDVRKALTYLETSYLATQIDETKEKLTITEEIVKDVTTKQALNFDEDEHYNTISAFIKSVRGSDPNAAIYYLARMLESGEDPRYIARRLCILAAEDIGLADPNALNIASSLLNIVEFIGMPEGRIPLAEVTIYLALCPKSNSAYNAINKALKDVRNGELYSIPNYLKDNNSASFDRKSNEDYKYPHDYPYHIIKQDYLEKGIRKNYYEAVEIGEERELKKRYEWIIKHIYD, encoded by the coding sequence ATGTTTGATTTTACAGAAGAAGACAACTCTTTTCTTCCAATGGCAGAGCGTATGCGTCCTACTTCTATAGAGGAAGTTTATGGACAAAAGCATATACTCTCAGAAAATAAAACTCTACGAAAAATGATTGATAAAGATAAAATCACTTCTATGGTTTTTTTTGGACCTCCGGGAGTTGGAAAATCAACAGTTGCTTCTATAATTGCTAAAAAGACTAAAAGAGAATATATAAAATTAAATGCTGTACTTTCTAATGTGTCTGAAATTAGAGATGCTATTAAAAAGGCAGAAAAAAATCTATCTAACGAAAAAAAGACAATACTTTTTATTGATGAGATACATAGGTTTAATAAATCTCAGCAAGATGCTTTACTTCCTGCTGTAGAAAATGGAACAATTATTCTTATTGGAAGCACAACACAAAACCCTTATTTTTATTTAACTAATGCACTTCTTTCACGCATAATGCTTTTTGAGTTTAAGAATCTCGAAGATGAAGACATTAGAGAGGCGGTTGTTAATGCTATAAAAGATAAAAGAGGACTTGGTGAAGAAGATATTGATGTTGAAGAGAAGGCAATAGATTTAATAGTAAAGTTTTCGCATGGGGATGTGAGAAAAGCTTTGACATATCTTGAAACATCATACTTAGCCACTCAAATAGATGAAACAAAAGAAAAACTCACAATCACAGAAGAGATAGTAAAAGACGTTACAACCAAGCAGGCATTAAACTTTGATGAAGATGAACATTACAATACAATTAGTGCTTTTATAAAGAGTGTGAGAGGAAGCGACCCAAATGCAGCAATTTATTATTTAGCAAGAATGCTTGAGTCAGGAGAAGACCCTAGATATATAGCAAGACGCCTTTGCATATTAGCTGCTGAAGATATAGGGCTAGCAGACCCTAATGCACTTAATATAGCATCATCACTGCTTAATATAGTGGAGTTTATAGGTATGCCAGAAGGAAGAATACCGCTTGCAGAGGTTACTATATATTTGGCACTTTGCCCGAAATCTAATTCTGCATACAATGCTATTAATAAAGCATTAAAAGACGTAAGAAACGGGGAGCTTTATTCTATACCGAATTACTTGAAAGATAACAACTCAGCATCATTTGACAGAAAAAGCAATGAAGATTATAAATATCCTCATGATTATCCTTATCATATAATAAAGCAGGATTATTTAGAAAAAGGCATTAGAAAGAATTATTATGAAGCGGTAGAGATTGGCGAGGAGAGAGAGCTTAAGAAAAGATATGAATGGATAATTAAGCATATATATGATTAG